The Enterobacter asburiae genomic sequence TCACCCGTATCTGGCAGAAGAAAATGCCACGGCTAACTTACATACGATAAAAATAATCTAATGATTAAACTTTCCAATATCACCAAAGTGTTCCAGCAGGGGAACCGAACCATTCAGGCGCTGAACAACGTCAGCCTGCATGTTCCTGCTGGTCAAATTTATGGCGTCATTGGCGCATCGGGTGCAGGTAAAAGCACGCTGATTCGTTGTGTTAACCTGCTTGAGCGCCCAACCCAGGGCAGCGTAGAAGTTGGCGGCCAGGAACTTACCGCCCTCTCAGAGAAAGAACTCACCAAAGCGCGTCGTCAGATTGGCATGATCTTCCAGCACTTTAACCTGCTGGCCTCCCGCACCGTGTTCGGCAACGTTGCCCTGCCGCTTGAGCTGGATAACACGCCGAAAGAAGAAGTGAAGCGTCGCGTTACCGAGCTGCTCGACCTCGTGGGTCTGGGCGACAAGCATGATAGCTACCCGGCCAATCTGTCCGGTGGGCAAAAGCAGCGTGTGGCCATTGCCCGCGCGCTGGCAAGCAACCCTAAGGTACTGCTGTGCGATGAAGCCACCAGCGCACTGGATCCGGCAACCACACGTTCAATTCTGGAATTGCTGAAAGACATTAACCGTCGCCTGGGCCTGACGATCCTCCTTATTACACATGAGATGGACGTGGTGAAACGCATCTGCGACTGCGTGGCGGTCATCAGCAACGGTGAACTGATCGAGCAGGACACGGTAAGTGAAGTGTTTTCGCATCCGAAGACGCCTCTGGCACAGCAGTTCATCCAGTCCACGCTGCATCTGGATATTCCGGAAGATTATCTGGAGCGTTTGAAAACCGAACCGACGGCAGACAGCGTCCCGATGCTGCGCATGGAGTTCACCGGTCAGTCCGTTGACGCTCCCCTGCTTTCCGAAACCGCGCGTCGCTTTAACGTGAACAACAACATCATCAGCGCGCAGATGGATTACGCCGGTGGCGTGAAGTTCGGCATCATGCTGACAGAAATGCACGGCACAGAAGAAGAAACCCAGGCCGCGATTGCCTGGCTGCAAGAACACCATGTAAAAGTAGAGGTACTGGGTTATGTCTGAGCCGATGATGTGGCTGCTGGTTCGCGGCGTTTGGGAAACGCTGGCAATGACCTTTGTCTCTGGCTTCTTTGGTTTTGTGATTGGCCTGCCGGTCGGCGTATTGCTGTACGTGACGCGTCCGGGTCAAATCATTGAGAACGCGAAACTGTACCGTACGCTCTCTGCGCTGGTGAACATCTTCCGTTCTATTCCCTTCATTATTCTGCTGGTGTGGATGATTCCGTTTACCCGCGTGATCGTCGGAACGTCTATCGGTCTGCAGGCGGCCATCGTTCCGCTGACCGTAGGCGCAGCACCGTTTATCGCCCGTATGGTGGAAAATGCCCTGCTGGAAATCCCGACAGGTCTGATTGAGGCTTCCCGCGCGATGGGCGCAACGCCGATGCAGATCGTCCGCAAAGTTCTGCTCCCGGAAGCACTGCCGGGCCTGGTGAACGCGGCAACCATCACGCTCATCACGCTGGTCGGTTATTCCGCAATGGGTGGCGCAGTTGGCGCTGGCGGTTTAGGCCAGATTGGTTACCAGTACGGCTATATTGGATATAACGCTACCGTGATGAATACCGTTCTGGTATTGCTGGTTGTTCTGGTTTATTTAATCCAGTTCTCTGGCGATCGCATCGTCCGGACCGTTACTCACAAATAACGTTACACACAACACAAACTCTACGAGTTAAGGATAAAACATGGCGTTTAAATTAAAGACCTTTGCAGCAGTAGGCGCGCTGATCGGCTCTCTGGCACTGGTGGGTTGCGGTCAGGACGAAAAAGATCCAAACCACATTAAAGTGGGCGTTATCGTGGGTGCAGAACAACAGGTTGCTGAAGTTGCTCAGAAAGTGGCGAAAGAGAAGTATGGCCTGGACGTTGAGCTGGTGACCTTCAACGATTACGTTCTGCCGAACGAAGCGCTGAGCAAAGGCGATATCGATGCTAACGCCTTCCAGCATAAGCCATACCTGGATCAGCAGATCAAAGATCGCGGCTATAAACTGGTGGGCGTCGGTAACACCTTCGTTTATCCAATTGCCGGTTACTCTAAGAAAATTAAATCTCTGGACGAGCTGCAGCCGGGCTCTCAGGTTGCCGTGCCTAATGACCCAACCAACCTTGGTCGTTCCCTGCTGCTGCTGCAGAAAGTGGGCCTGATCAAACTGAAAGACGGTGTTGGCCTGCTGCCAACCGTTCTGGATGTCACCGAGAACCCGAAAAATCTGAAAATTGTTGAACTGGAAGCACCGCAGCTGCCACGTTCTCTGGACGATGCGCAGATTGCCCTGGCCGTTATCAACACCACTTACGCCAGCCAGATTGGCCTGACGCCAGCCAAAGACGGTATCTTCGTAGAAGATAAAGACTCCCCGTACGTTAACCTGATCGTGACTCGCGAAGACAACAAGGACGCGGAAAACGTGAAGAAATTCGTTCAGGCTTATCAGTCTGATGAAGTTTACCAGGAAGCCAACAAAGTGTTTAACGGCGGCGCTGTTAAAGGCTGGTAATCTCACCTCAGTGTAATATCATCAGGACGGGCTTATGCCCGTCTTGTCATTTGTGCAGTCAACTGATTCAATATCTGACGTTTTGATTATCCATTGAGGAACTATTATGCGTGCTTTACCGATCTGTCTTTTAGCACTCATGCTGAGCGGCTGTTCTATGCTAAGCAGATCTCCCGTTGAACCTGTTCAAAGCACGGCAACCCCGCCAAAAACCGAGCCTGCGAAACCGAAAGTGGTTCGCCCTGCGCCGGTTCGCATTATCACGAAAGCAGACGAACTCGTCGGTAAACCGTTCCGTGAACTGGGCGAAGTGAGCGGCGAATCCTGTCAGGCGACCAATCAGGACTCACCACCGAATATTCCGACAGCGCGTAAACGCATGCAGATTAATGCCGCAAAAATGAAAGCCAACGCGGTTCTGCTGCACAGCTGCGAAGTCACCAGCGGCACGCCGGGCTGCTATCGTCAGGCGGTTTGCATCGGTTCTGCGCTGAACATCACGGCGAAATGAGTGCATTTCAGTTCGAGCAGATAGGCGTTATCCACTCTCCTTATAAAGAGAAGTTCGCCGTCCCCCGCCAGCCCGGTCTTGTGACCAGCGGAAGCGGTGAGCTTCACCTGATTGCGCCTTACAATCAGGCCGATGCGGTACGCGGGCTCGAGGCTTTCAGCCATTTATGGGTGGTGTTCGTGTTTCACCAGACGATGGAAGGCGGCTGGCGTCCTACCGTGCGCCCTCCTCGTCTTGGCGGAAATGCGAGAATGGGCGTGTTTGCGACTCGCTCGACCTTCCGCCCAAACCCGGTTGGCATGTCGCTGGTTGAACTGAAAGGCATACGCTGCCAGAAAGATCGGGTGATACTGGAGTTAGGTAGCCTGGACCTGGTAGACGGCACGCCGGTAATCGACATCAAACCCTATTTGCCCTTCGCCGAAGCCCTCCCGGACGCCCGTGCAAGTTATGCTCAGGACGCACCGCAGGCGGACATGCCTGTTTATTTTACGCCAGAGATAACCGCGCAGCTCGGTCAGCTGGAGAAACGCTATCCTCGCTTACAGGATTTCATCACTGAAGTTCTGGCACAGGACCCTCGTCCGGCCTACCGTAAAGAAGAGGAAGAAGGAAAAACGTACGCCGTCTGGCTGTTCGATTTCAACGTTCGCTGGCGCGTCACCGGGGCAGGTTTTGAAGTGTTTGCCCTTGAACCCAGGTAATTTTGTTCTCCTCTCTTTTGGCATCTTTGCCACACTGGTAAACTAAACCACTTTTTTTGTGTCAGGCTGGTGTTTCAGCCTGTTCCAATCGTCGAAATGGAACCGTAACAACATGCGTACTAGCCAATATCTGCTCTCCACTCTGAAGGAGACGCCTGCCGACGCCGAAGTGATCAGCCATCAGCTGATGCTGCGCGCCGGGATGATCCGCAAGCTGGCCTCCGGGTTATACACCTGGCTGCCGACCGGCGTGCGCGTCCTGAAAAAAGTCGAAAACATCGTGCGTGAAGAGATGAACAACGCAGGTGCTATCGAGGTGTCCATGCCTGTGGTTCAGCCCGCTGACCTGTGGCAGGAGAGCGGCCGTTGGGAACAATATGGTCCTGAACTGCTGCGCTTTGTCGATCGCGGCGAGCGTCCTTTCGTTCTCGGCCCAACGCATGAAGAAGTCATTACCGACCTGATTCGTAATGAGCTGAGCTCTTACAAACAGCTGCCGCTGAACTTCTTCCAGATCCAGACCAAGTTCCGTGACGAAGTTCGCCCACGTTTCGGCGTTATGCGCTCTCGCGAATTCCTGATGAAAGATGCCTACTCTTTCCATACCTCTCAGGAATCACTGCAAGAGACTTACGACGCAATGTACGCGGCTTACAGCAAAATCTTCTCCCGCATGGGTCTGGATTTCCGTGCTGTGCAGGCTGATACCGGCTCCATCGGCGGTAGCGCATCCCATGAGTTCCAGGTACTGGCACAGAGCGGTGAAGACGATGTGATCTTCTCTGACTCTTCAGACTACGCGGCGAATATCGAATTTGCAGAAGCGCTGGCACCAAAAGAGCCGCGCGGCGCGGCAACGCAAGAGATGACGCTGGTTGATACGCCAAACGCGAAAACCATTGCCGAGCTGGTTGAGCAGTTCAGTCTGCCTGTCGAAAAAACCGTAAAAACGCTGCTGGTGAAATCCACCGAAGGTAGCGCTTACCCGCTGGTTGCCCTGCTGGTGCGTGGCGATCATGAGCTGAACGAAGTGAAAGCCGAGAAGCTGCCGCAGGTAGCCAGCCCGCTGACCTTCGCAACGGAAGCGGAAATCCGCGCCGTGGTGAATGCGGGTCCAGGTTCACTGGGTCCAGTCAACCTGCCGGTGCCGGTTGTTATTGACCGCACGGTTGCTGCAATGAGCGACTTCTCTGCAGGTGCGAACATCGACGGTAAACATTACTTCGGCATCAACTGGGATCGCGACGTGGCGACGCCGGAAGTGGCTGACATCCGTAACGTGGTTGCAGGCGATCCAAGCCCGGACGGTCAGGGTACCCTGATGATTAAGCGCGGCATCGAAGTCGGTCACATCTTCCAGCTGGGCGATAAATACTCTCGCGCGCTGAACGCCGCTGTTCAGGGTGAAGATGGCCGTAACCAGATCCTGACCATGGGTTGCTACGGTATTGGGGTGACGCGCGTGGTAGCTGCGGCAATTGAGCAGAACTACGACGAACGCGGCATCGTCTGGCCGGACAATATTGCGCCGTTCCAGGTAGCCATTCTGCCAATGAACATGCACAAGTCTTACCGCGTGCAGGAGCTGGCCGAGAAGCTGTATGCCGAGCTGCGCGCACAGGGTATCGAAGTGCTGATGGATGACCGTAAAGAGCGTCCGGGCGTAATGTTCGCCGATATGGAACTGATCGGTATCCCGCACACCGTCGTCATCGGCGACCGTAACCTCGACAGCGATGAGATTGAATACAAATACCGTCGCAGCGGCGAAAAACAGATGATCAAGACCGGCGACATTCTTGATTACCTGGTGAAAGCCATCAAAGGCTAAACAAAAAACCCCGCTCAGGCGGGGTTTTTTAATGACTCAGCGTCAGCTTATTTACTGTTACAGTCTTTACCCGCAACAAACTTCGCGTCTTTATCTGCCACCAGCGTTTTCACCATCTCCCCGCTATCCGGGTTTGGCTCCAGCGTAAAGTGACCGTCAACCGTCAGCAATACCGGCTTGCTGTCATTGCCGCGTGCCACAGCGTAATCACGTTCAAGCTGCGCATTGTTTGCCACGCTGACCTTCCTGCCGGTTGCGCAGTCGGTAAAGATCGCCGCATCCGCCATATAGAAGTACATCCCCCGCATTGCCATCGGCGTGGCAGGCAGAGCCGCTTTTACCGGCGCAAGCGTGTAGTTGAACTGGGATTCAATCGGGTTGCCTTCGCGGTCAAGCATCTCCATCCCCTCACCTTTGGCGCGGAAAAAGGTTTTCTCACCGGTGGTATCCGTCAGAACCAGCTTCTCCGCCGTACGCGCCCATGTTCCATAAGTTGCAAAAGAAGAAGGCTCTTTAGCGCCCTGATAGCGCTGATTCATCACCCAGGTGCCGTCTTTTTGCAGGAACAGAGACGTTTCAATGCCTTCGCAGTCCGCGCAAGGCAATACGCCGCGCCAGCTTTGCTGCATTGGTTTTAATTCTTCCGTTTGCGTGGGTTGTAAAACCTGCGTTTCGGAGCGGTTGTTACACCCAAAAAGCGCAAACAGCGTACTCGCTGCCAGCGCTGACCATAATACTTTTTTCACAATGAATTCCTTATGAAAAGTGTGTTCCCTTTCGTCACTCTGTCGGG encodes the following:
- the nlpE gene encoding envelope stress response activation lipoprotein NlpE (NlpE, an outer membrane lipoprotein, interacts directly with CpxA, the sensor histidine kinase of the Cpx system for response to envelope stress.), producing MKKVLWSALAASTLFALFGCNNRSETQVLQPTQTEELKPMQQSWRGVLPCADCEGIETSLFLQKDGTWVMNQRYQGAKEPSSFATYGTWARTAEKLVLTDTTGEKTFFRAKGEGMEMLDREGNPIESQFNYTLAPVKAALPATPMAMRGMYFYMADAAIFTDCATGRKVSVANNAQLERDYAVARGNDSKPVLLTVDGHFTLEPNPDSGEMVKTLVADKDAKFVAGKDCNSK
- the tsaA gene encoding tRNA (N6-threonylcarbamoyladenosine(37)-N6)-methyltransferase TrmO, encoding MSAFQFEQIGVIHSPYKEKFAVPRQPGLVTSGSGELHLIAPYNQADAVRGLEAFSHLWVVFVFHQTMEGGWRPTVRPPRLGGNARMGVFATRSTFRPNPVGMSLVELKGIRCQKDRVILELGSLDLVDGTPVIDIKPYLPFAEALPDARASYAQDAPQADMPVYFTPEITAQLGQLEKRYPRLQDFITEVLAQDPRPAYRKEEEEGKTYAVWLFDFNVRWRVTGAGFEVFALEPR
- a CDS encoding methionine ABC transporter permease MetI, with amino-acid sequence MSEPMMWLLVRGVWETLAMTFVSGFFGFVIGLPVGVLLYVTRPGQIIENAKLYRTLSALVNIFRSIPFIILLVWMIPFTRVIVGTSIGLQAAIVPLTVGAAPFIARMVENALLEIPTGLIEASRAMGATPMQIVRKVLLPEALPGLVNAATITLITLVGYSAMGGAVGAGGLGQIGYQYGYIGYNATVMNTVLVLLVVLVYLIQFSGDRIVRTVTHK
- the metN gene encoding methionine ABC transporter ATP-binding protein MetN, giving the protein MIKLSNITKVFQQGNRTIQALNNVSLHVPAGQIYGVIGASGAGKSTLIRCVNLLERPTQGSVEVGGQELTALSEKELTKARRQIGMIFQHFNLLASRTVFGNVALPLELDNTPKEEVKRRVTELLDLVGLGDKHDSYPANLSGGQKQRVAIARALASNPKVLLCDEATSALDPATTRSILELLKDINRRLGLTILLITHEMDVVKRICDCVAVISNGELIEQDTVSEVFSHPKTPLAQQFIQSTLHLDIPEDYLERLKTEPTADSVPMLRMEFTGQSVDAPLLSETARRFNVNNNIISAQMDYAGGVKFGIMLTEMHGTEEETQAAIAWLQEHHVKVEVLGYV
- the proS gene encoding proline--tRNA ligase; amino-acid sequence: MRTSQYLLSTLKETPADAEVISHQLMLRAGMIRKLASGLYTWLPTGVRVLKKVENIVREEMNNAGAIEVSMPVVQPADLWQESGRWEQYGPELLRFVDRGERPFVLGPTHEEVITDLIRNELSSYKQLPLNFFQIQTKFRDEVRPRFGVMRSREFLMKDAYSFHTSQESLQETYDAMYAAYSKIFSRMGLDFRAVQADTGSIGGSASHEFQVLAQSGEDDVIFSDSSDYAANIEFAEALAPKEPRGAATQEMTLVDTPNAKTIAELVEQFSLPVEKTVKTLLVKSTEGSAYPLVALLVRGDHELNEVKAEKLPQVASPLTFATEAEIRAVVNAGPGSLGPVNLPVPVVIDRTVAAMSDFSAGANIDGKHYFGINWDRDVATPEVADIRNVVAGDPSPDGQGTLMIKRGIEVGHIFQLGDKYSRALNAAVQGEDGRNQILTMGCYGIGVTRVVAAAIEQNYDERGIVWPDNIAPFQVAILPMNMHKSYRVQELAEKLYAELRAQGIEVLMDDRKERPGVMFADMELIGIPHTVVIGDRNLDSDEIEYKYRRSGEKQMIKTGDILDYLVKAIKG
- the metQ gene encoding methionine ABC transporter substrate-binding lipoprotein MetQ, which translates into the protein MAFKLKTFAAVGALIGSLALVGCGQDEKDPNHIKVGVIVGAEQQVAEVAQKVAKEKYGLDVELVTFNDYVLPNEALSKGDIDANAFQHKPYLDQQIKDRGYKLVGVGNTFVYPIAGYSKKIKSLDELQPGSQVAVPNDPTNLGRSLLLLQKVGLIKLKDGVGLLPTVLDVTENPKNLKIVELEAPQLPRSLDDAQIALAVINTTYASQIGLTPAKDGIFVEDKDSPYVNLIVTREDNKDAENVKKFVQAYQSDEVYQEANKVFNGGAVKGW
- the rcsF gene encoding Rcs stress response system protein RcsF translates to MRALPICLLALMLSGCSMLSRSPVEPVQSTATPPKTEPAKPKVVRPAPVRIITKADELVGKPFRELGEVSGESCQATNQDSPPNIPTARKRMQINAAKMKANAVLLHSCEVTSGTPGCYRQAVCIGSALNITAK